A section of the Triticum dicoccoides isolate Atlit2015 ecotype Zavitan chromosome 7A, WEW_v2.0, whole genome shotgun sequence genome encodes:
- the LOC119331317 gene encoding uncharacterized protein LOC119331317 produces the protein MDMEMERMMGCQIPAFGLWNYCSDLPITQYFDLAMQARLLKRHRRCCDAGGGLVLFGASPSPRKPPQIKVIRREVGEKQSDGGELGGGVTGRAAAAGATKRVAATGAVDEDLYKVPRPLAYQKPRKMRKVVWSLWIGCLGLDCIA, from the exons ATGGACATGGAGATGGAG AGGATGATGGGGTGCCAGATCCCGGCGTTCGGGCTGTGGAACTACTGCAGCGACCTGCCCATCACGCAGTACTTCGACCTCGCCATGCAGGCCAGGCTGCTCAAGCGCCACCGCCGCTGCTGCGACGCCGGCGGCGGCCTCGTGCTCTTCGGCGCCTCGCCGTCTCCACGCAAGCCGCCCCAGATCAAG GTGATAAGGAGAGAAGTCGGGGAGAAGCAGAGCGACGgcggcgagctgggcggcggcgTGACCGGGAGGGCGGCTGCTGCCGGCGCGACGAAGCGCGTGGCTGCTACCGGGGCGGTGGACGAGGACCTCTACAAGGTGCCACGGCCGCTCGCATACCAAAAACCTCGAAAG ATGAGGAAGGTGGTGTGGAGCTTGTGGATTGGGTGCCTGGGGCTTGACTGCATTGCCTAA